In Eubacteriales bacterium mix99, the DNA window GCTCTTTGGCGATGGACAGGACCGCATCGTGAATCCGGGGAATATCCATGGTCAGTTCCGTTTCCTCATGAACCCCTTCCTTCCGGATTTTCTCCACTTGTCGGTACCTTTCCTCCAGCTTTCCTTTCCTGCCCAGCTGATACAGTTCATTCAGCTTATCTTCCCAATTGAGCCGGGCATTGATATCCGTTTGTCCGAATGCCCAGCTCCGGTCCTGGCAGGTCAGCTCCACCCTATAATTTGTAAGACGCTCCGAGGCCTTTCGGGAAAACTGTTCCTTTGCTTCCGGCAGGGTGAGACCTCCCAGCGCCGTATTGTCCAGATAGGTTCCCTCATAAAAAGTATCGTGTTCCACGGTCTCCTTCATATGTGCAATACGCTTTTCTTCTGCCCATTTCTTCCGATAGGATTGATAAACCGTCCCACCGGTAAACAAAACCACAACAGCCAACAGGATCCACAGGACATGTTTCTTTTTCATGCGATTGCCTCCCAAATGATTATACAGACACCATGGTCAATATATCACATTCAGGAACGAATATGAAAACAAAGGTATTAAAAAAGCCTTACAATATTATTAATTCATCAATAACAAAAGAAACCACCGAAAAGCCGGCAGCTTCTTTTATTCCAACCCGAAAGAGTATCCCTCTTATTGGGATTGTGTCTTTCCTTCCTTTATCAATGCAGGATTCATGGAAAAAGTATCCTTCAGCGAGATATCCTTATACTTTTTCACCGCCTTGCCATCCACCGTAAACTGCACCTGTGTGATGTCGGACCTGTTCATGGGATCGGTAAGGGAATTGACAATGGCGTATAAGTCACGGATCGTCTCCTTGTCACTGTCCCTGCCGGTTTTCCTGTTCAGACAGGAAGAAGGGATATTGACAATTGCCAGGCCTTTTTCAACCTGTACCTTAATATCTTTCTGCCTGACATCCTCCGGAATCACCCTCACATTACCGGAATGCATGGGATCGCTGGTCAATTCAGACAATATCTGTACAGCAATGTCCTTTTCGCTTTTGGAAACAGCCCGATACTCCGGCACCAGAAGCATATTGTCCGGATCTCCATAGTAAATCCGGACCCTTCTTCCGATCCTGTTGGGAAATTCCTCCTTGGTCAGCCCTTCCTTCAGGGATACATCATGCACCGGTTCATCAATATAGCTGCCAGCCTCATTTTCATAATAGATCTTGACAAAATTGAGATCAGGCAAGGAAGTCAGGCTGTACACGAGCGAACCCAGCATGGCAGTTTCCTGCGTGGAACCGCCGGTAAACTGCGCCCGGAACTCTTTGGAAAAATACAATGCAATCCCCTGTACACCATCTTCCCGCTGTACAGCCCCCGTTTTCTGCAAAGTCGTACCTTTCGGCAAGGTGGGACAATATCCCTGATCCGTAGCCACCGGTCCCTTGATCAGTGCGCTTACAATGGCTTCCGCATAACTTTTCCCGGCTACCGTAATGGCCCGGGCTTCCGGCAGCAGATACATTCCCCGTTCATCCTGGAAGAATAACTCCAGATTGGTCTTATGGATATCCTTTCCCTCGGTATTCTGTGCCTCATATGCCTTCATCTCCGGAACACTGTTGGGATACTGGGTAAGAAGCCCGAGGAGGACAACGTCATTATCTCCGTTTTGCGTGGTGATTTCCTTGCCGCCCACGTACAATTTGACATATTTGAACTTGCCAAGATCCAGCAGGGAATTTACCAGTGCCGCTCTTGCGACAATTGGATCCGCGGACTTCAGAAACTCGGAAGACAAGTCCACAGACAGAATATCTTCCGTATAATCCACATCGTTTATCTCCACATTCTGCGGGAGAACCGGACGCAACCCGCTGGTCCCGGGCCCCCGGATCAATTCCCTGATCACACTGCGGGGAAGCTCGTTTTCGTTCCAGCCGGATACGGACCGGACCTCAGGAGAAAGTTGATTGGCTTTTTCATCATAAAAGTAAAGACACAGCTTCTTCTGCTGCTGCTGTTGTTGCTGCAGATACAGGCTTTCATCCATGCCATTGCTTTCCGTGGCATCTTTTATGCCGGATGCATCGCCTGACGGATCTTTCGCCGCTTTGGTCTCATTCATTTCCTTTTCGGAAAGAACATTGAACTTTCTAATATCCTTGTCCCTGCGGCTTGACTGCCTTTCACAGGATGCCATCACCAGGAACAACGCAAGAATCATGCAGCACAGAACTTTCAGATGCCTCACTTCCATCTCCCTCCTTTCAATCCTTCGCCTTGTTTGTACCTGATTGCCGGAGCCGGCTGATAAATGCCGGAAGCCGGATTTTCCAGATCCCTTCCACATCGTCCGCCGTCAGCACCTCGTTCACTTCCTTGAGGGTA includes these proteins:
- a CDS encoding GerMN domain-containing protein, which encodes MRHLKVLCCMILALFLVMASCERQSSRRDKDIRKFNVLSEKEMNETKAAKDPSGDASGIKDATESNGMDESLYLQQQQQQQKKLCLYFYDEKANQLSPEVRSVSGWNENELPRSVIRELIRGPGTSGLRPVLPQNVEINDVDYTEDILSVDLSSEFLKSADPIVARAALVNSLLDLGKFKYVKLYVGGKEITTQNGDNDVVLLGLLTQYPNSVPEMKAYEAQNTEGKDIHKTNLELFFQDERGMYLLPEARAITVAGKSYAEAIVSALIKGPVATDQGYCPTLPKGTTLQKTGAVQREDGVQGIALYFSKEFRAQFTGGSTQETAMLGSLVYSLTSLPDLNFVKIYYENEAGSYIDEPVHDVSLKEGLTKEEFPNRIGRRVRIYYGDPDNMLLVPEYRAVSKSEKDIAVQILSELTSDPMHSGNVRVIPEDVRQKDIKVQVEKGLAIVNIPSSCLNRKTGRDSDKETIRDLYAIVNSLTDPMNRSDITQVQFTVDGKAVKKYKDISLKDTFSMNPALIKEGKTQSQ